The following nucleotide sequence is from Dehalococcoidales bacterium.
GACCTCAGCCTGAGCCTCCTTATTTCCCCTGCCTTCAGCTATGGCAAGGTCCATAGCCTCATAGGGCGTAATACCATCAGCAGCCGACCTTAGTACACGGTCCCAGGTAACGAGGATGGCACCGCCCTCCGTTGCATCCTTTATGATTCGATTATCATCAGGGTCAAGCATACTTGCCACACTCTCCTCTGCGTATCGCGCCTATTACACGCCTAAATCCTCAGCGCTTCTGATAGTAGGCCGTTACTGTCAATCAGTTGGTTATCTCGATAGTTTTCACATTCGGGACACTTTGGCAGGTAACCTCCAGAGCCGTACAACATTGAGACCTTGCCGAGGTATGCTGTACTGTTCAGCTCCCCGGGCTTCGTCTCGAACTCTGTCCCACATTTGCTACACTTGGCTTTGAACACCTTTTTCTCTCCTCTCCCTCCTGCGTGTAACGTAGCTTATACGCCTATGTGTTAGTGGCCGGCAGGACGGTTACCTTATCAAGTAGCCTGTCCACTCTCGGAGACTTGCTCGATTTGTACTTGTCCTGCCAGCCCTCATACTGGCCTTATTCTGGGCGTATACCCCCTATAGATACACAGGCGGGGTGATGCGGTCCAGCATATACCCGCCTGCCCTTCCCTCGACCGACACGACAGGGGTTCCATCACCTAGCAGCCATGCCGGGGTCCGGGTGCGGGTGTGCTCGACCTGCTGGTCGTCATTCACCAGGTGGACTAGCGTACCCGGTGGATACTTGTCATTCCAATCATCGACTCTTTGCTGCTGTTCCATTATCCAATCTCCTTACAGTACACGAATACTGTCAATCTCCTTTGACTGGTTTAAGTCGACAGTCGGTTATAGCAACTGGCAGCCCGGGCATATCGTCCCACTCAACAAAATAGATAAAGACAATATCCTGCTCCATCTTTCCCTTTGCCAGACTCTCAGCTCTAAAGGCTGGTGGAACAGGTCCCCAGGCGCCAACTATGGTACCCTTTGCTCCATCCCGGTGGGTATCATCGGGATCACTGTTTGTCTTCTCTACCCTGGTCCCTTTGTTCCACTCACCCTCATCGCCACCGACGATTATTTTCGGCCCCTGGCTCCCCGTAGCCGCTTCTGTGAGAAGTCTTGCACCGGTAGGACAAAGGTCAAAGCAGTGATTTCTGCATTGACTACAGATGTCAAGGTGAGCGTGAAATCTATCTATTCTCTGGTATACGGATTCCTCAGTCATGTTCTCACCTCCACAGTACTCCTCTACTGTTTATCTGCTGGAGCCCCTTCTATCACTGCAGGGTCGTCAAGGAAGTCTCTTAATTCTCGAGAGTGGTCAGGGTGCCTCATTTCCTCGAGGGCTTTACTTTCAATTTGCCGGATTCTCTCTTTCGATAGGTCGAGCTCCTGGGCTATTTGCCGAAGGGATCTTGGCCCCTCCCCTTCGCGTTGTCCGAGGCCAAACCTCATCTCTATCACGCGCCTCATTCTTTCAGGGAGCGTGCTTAATATCTCGCCGAGCCTCTCTCCAAGGAGACCCCTTTCAAGCTCCTCAATCATCTCAGTTTCTCCATCGTATGT
It contains:
- a CDS encoding sigma-70 family RNA polymerase sigma factor; this encodes TYDGETEMIEELERGLLGERLGEILSTLPERMRRVIEMRFGLGQREGEGPRSLRQIAQELDLSKERIRQIESKALEEMRHPDHSRELRDFLDDPAVIEGAPADKQ